Sequence from the Ereboglobus luteus genome:
CGCGTCGGGCGTGGTGAGCGCGAGGCAGCGGCCGTTTGGCTCGGCGCCGTGCTTGAAGCGCGACGTGTCCACGCCGGCGGATGCGAAGCTCGCCTTGTAGGCGTCCGCCGCGTCGTCGTTGCCGAGCTTGCCGATGAACGCCGCGCGCAAGCCGAGCCGCGCGGTGTTGAAGGTCGTGTTGGCCGACGAGCCGCCGGTGCTCATTGCGGGCTTGACCGGGAGGAGCGCGACCAGGCGCGCAATTTCGTTCGCGTCGACCATGACCATGCCGCCTTTTTCGCCGCCCGCGTGCGCGAGAAAATCATCGGGCACGCCCGCGAGAATATCCATGATCGGCGCGCCGACGCCGATGAGATCGAGAGGTTTTGAGGAAGTCATAAATAAATTCTTGGAAACTAAATTCGCAGGGACGCGCCTTGCGCGCGCCCTGGTGTGCGAAAAACTGTTTGCGTAATCATCAGTAAAAGCGAGCGCCCGCCCGCAAGAGCGCGCGAAAAATAACGCGCCGCCCGCGGCGTCAGTTCGAAACGGTGATGCTCGTCGCGAGCAACGGCTCGTCGTCAACCTCGATCACGATCGAGTAGTCGCCCGGCTCGTCGAAGTTGAGGTTGTTGATTTCGTTGATGAGATTGATGCGTTGGAGCGGGCCGGCGGATTCGAATTCGCGCTCAATGAGCGGATTCATGTTCATCGGGTCGAGCCCGAGCGTGATGCGGATCATGTGCTTGCCCGCGGGCACGTCGCTGATTGTGAGGAACCAGATCATGCGCGGATGCGTGACGGGGAACTCGCGCGCGCGGATGTTGGAGAAAACGCCTAGTATGGTGTGCTTGCCCGAGCCGGGATCGATGTGCACACCGTCGCACGTGAGCCATGCCAGGACTTGTGGCTTTGATTTCAAGGATGACATGCCGGCATGGTGGCTGCGAACTTGCACAGGGCGCAAGCTAATGCAGTTGGGGTGCCTCTCAAAATTTCGCAGAGTAAAAAAGAACACGCCTGCGCCCGGGAGCGCGGGCGTCCCGCCCGCAAGATTGCGCGCCACACAAACCTCCAACCCTGCGGGCAGGATGCCCGCGCTCCCAGGTGGTCAGCATTTTGAGATGCGGCCAGGTGGTTGTTTACGCGCGTATTCTGCTTTGCAAGTAAACGGGAACACGTATGATTCCGGATTCTTTTTTCCAGATGACAGCCACTCCCAACCACGAGCCATTTATTGTCCGCCCGCGCAACGAACCCGCGCCGCTTTCCCAAATCCAGGAGGAAATCCTCGCGCTCAAACGCGAGCGCAACGCCGTCATCCTCGCGCACAATTACCAGATCGAGTCGATCCAGCGCATCGCCGATTACGTGGGCGACTCGCTCGGGCTCGCCTATCAGGCGCAACAGGCTCAGGCCGACGTTATCCTTTTTTGTGGCGTGCACTTCATGGCCGAGACAGCGAAAATCGTAAACCCGTCGCGCACCGTGCTCCTGCCCGACCTCGACGCCGGTTGCTCGCTCTCCGACTCGTGCCCCGCCGGGCAACTCGCCGCTTACAAGGCAGCGCATCCCGACACCTACGTCGTCGCCTACATCAACTGCTCCGCCGCCGTGAAGGCGCTCAGCGACGTGATCTGCACGAGCGGCAACGCAGCCAAAATCGTCGCGCGCGTGCCCGCCGATAAAAAAATCCTTTTTGTGCCCGACCAGAACCTCGGCCAGTGGGTGCGCCAGCAAACGGGCCGCGACATGCAGCTCTGGCCCGGCAGCTGTTACGCGCACGTGCAGTTCACCGTCGCAGCGATTGAAAAAATCCGCTCGCAATTTCCCGGCGCGCCCGTCGTCGCGCATCCCGAGTGCGTGCAAGCCGTGCGCGACATCGCCGACGAGGTATGCTCGACCGAGCTCATGATCGGCTTTGCCAAAAAAACGCCCGCGCGCGAAATCATCGTCGTGACGGAAAGCGGCATGCTCCACCGCCTCCAGCGCGAGGTGCCTGACAAAACATTCATCGCCGGCCCAACCGACACCTGCGCGTGCAACGACTGCCGTTTCATGAAAATGAACACGATCGAGAAAGTGCGAGACGCGTTGAAAAACATGTCGCCCGCGATCGAAATGCCCGAGGACATCCGCGCCGCCGCGTTTGCCCCGATCCAGCGCATGCTCGACTGGAGCAAGTGAGGGCGCGTTGGAGGGCGGAGCGTCGCCCTCCAAATTGTCACTGCGCGGCTGGCGGCGGGATGACCGGAGGGACGACCGGCGGTGTTGCCGCGGGACTCGGCGGATTGCGTTTCACGATTGCCGCGACGATCAGCGAGGAAACCACGCCGAAAAACATCTGGCTCAGAAAACCCATCGCGGCCAGAGCGCCCGGATGGAAAAACATGCGCGTGATTTTTTCCGCGGCCTCCATTTGCCGGGCGTTCATTCCGGCATCGGCCCATTTCTGTTCGACGAACGTCATCATGTGATCCGCGTAATCGGGATTGATAAATGTGAAGTGGACAAAAGTGTAAACCGCGCCGATGAGCGCCGCTACGAGCACGATCACCACACCCGCGCCGACTCCCTGGCCAAACGTCAGGCACTGGTCATTGTTTTCATCGCGCACCGCGCGCACGCCGAGCCAGATCACAAAAAAGCCCGCGATCACGCCAATCCATTGAAACATCGAGGCCAGCGTCGAGCCGACCCTTTCCGTTTGAAGTCCGAGCAGATAGCCGACCAACGTCAGCGCGATGCCGACTGCGGCGAGGATAAGTCCGTAGGTTGTCTTGGTGCTCATACGTAAGGTGAATCGCACGCTACGAAGATTTTCCCCGTGCGCAAGACACACCTCGCGCACGGCGCGCCGCCGCCGGAGCCGGCCCGCATGACAGTCAGCCTCATTTTTCGCTCGTAGTGCGCCGCGCCGCCGCATAAACACGACCGCTTTCCCAGTCACACCGCCAACAATAACAAACACGATGAAGCACTTCCTCAAAGAAACCGATTTCACACAGAACGAAGCGGCCGAAGTCCTCGCGCTGGCCCGCGACCTTAAGCAGGAACGCGGACGCAACACCCCCGCCGTGCTCAAGCACCAGACCTGGGCGATGATCTTTTCCAAGTCCTCCACCCGCACGCGCGTCTCGTTCGAGGTCGGCATCCACGAGCTCGGAGGCAATCCGCTTTTCCTCAACAAAAACGACATCCAGCTCGGTCGCGGCGAAAGCATCGGCGACACCGCGCGCGTGCTCTCGCGCATGGTGCACGGCCTGATCGTGCGCACCTACGACCACGCCGAGGTCGAGCAACTCGCCGAGCTCGGCAACGTGCCCGTCATCAACGCGCTCACCGACTTCCTGCACCCGTGCCAGATCTACGCCGACGCCTTCACGCTCGCCGAGCGCTGGACCCCGCCCGGCGGCGACCTGCTCGCCTCGCTCAAGGGCCGCAAAATCGCGTTCCTCGGCGACACCGCCTGCAACATGGCCAACTCGTGGATTCTCGGCGCAAACCTCTTCGGCATGGAAATCTCGCTCGCCGGTCCGAAAGGCTTCGAGCCCTCCGCCGAGTTCAACACGCTCCTCGCTGCCGAAAGCAAACGCCTCGGCCTCCCCGGCAAATACCAGTTTACGACCGATCCCTACGAAGCCGTGAAAAACGCCGACGTTGTTTACACCGACGTCTGGGTGAGCATGGGCAAGGAGGACGAGGCCGCCGAGCGCATCAAAACCATGTCGCCCTACAGCGTGACCGCGCAACTCTTCGCCGCCGCCAAACCCGACGCGTGGTTCATGCACTGCCTCCCCGCGTATGTGGGCAAGGAAGTGACGCAAGACGTGCTCGACCACCCGCGCTCGATCATCTTCGACGAGGCCGAAAACCGCCTCCACGCGCAAAAAGCCATCATGGCCGTGCTCGCGCAACAACCGCGAGGCTAGTTTTGATCGCGGAAGCGCGAAAGGGCGGAAACACGAAAAATTCCCCTTAGCCATGCATTCCGCAATCAACGGCCGCTGGTGTTCCAATCCTTCCGCGCTTCCGTTTTTTCGCGTTTTCGCGATTAAAATTGAAGTGCAAGAAAACGAAGTGCATTATTTTAACTTTATTCTCCCATGAAAATCGTCCTCGCATATTCCGGCGGACTCGACACGTCCGTCATCGTCAAATGGCTCAAGGAAACCTATGACGCCGACATCATCACCTTCGCGGCCGACATCGGCCAGGAGGAAGAACTCAAGGGCTTGGACAAAAAAGCCAAAAAGACCGGCGCCTCGAAACACTACACGCTCGACCTCGTCGAGGAATTCGCGCGCGACTACATCTACCCGATGATCCGCGCCAACGCCGTTTACGAAAACCAGTATTACCTCGGCACCTCCATCGCGCGCCCCCTCATCGCCAAGGCGCAGGTCGCCATCGCCCGCAAGGAAAAAGCCGACACCGTCGCGCACGGCGCCACCGGCAAGGGCAACGACCAGTGCCGCTTCGAGCTCACCTACATGGCGCTCGCGCCCGACCTGCAAATCATCGCCCCGTGGAAAATGGACGAATACCGCGATCTCTTCCCCGGCCGCGCCGAGATGATCGCCTACTGCAAAAAGCACAACATCCCCGTCGAAGCCTCGCTCAAAAAACCGTATTCGATGGACCGCAACCTGCTCCACATTTCCTACGAGGCCGGCATTCTCGAAGACCCCTGGTTCGACCCCACGACCAAGGCCAACAAGGACATGTTCAAGCTCTCCGTCTCGCCCGAGGACGCGCCCGACAAACCCGAATACGTCGAACTCGAATTCGTGAAAGGCGATTGCGTCGCCATCAACGGCAAAAAACTCACGCCCGGCAAAGTGCTCAAGGCGCTCAACAAACTCGGCGGCAAGCACGGCATCGGACGCGTTGACCTCGTTGAAAACCGTTTCGTCGGCATGAAGAGCCGCGGCGTTTACGAAACCCCCGGCGGCACGATCCTCATGCACGCGCACAAGCAAATCGAAAGCCTCACCCTCGACCGCGAAGTCGAGCACCTGCGCGACAGCCTCATCCCGAAATACGCCGAGCTCGTTTACAACGGCTTCTGGTTCGCGCCCGAGCGCGAGGCGCTCCAGGCGCTCGTCGACCAAAGCCAGAAATTCGTGACCGGCACCGTGCGCCTGAAACTCTACAAAGGCAACATCATCACCTGCGGCCGCAAGTCGAAGTATTCGCTCTACGACGAAAACATCGCGTCGATGGAAGGCGTGCAAAGCTGGTATAACCAAAACGACGCCACCGGTTTCATCCGCCTGAACGGCCTGCGCCTCCGCGCCCGCAACCTCGCGCAAGGCGGCCCGAAAGTCTGAAACGTCATTTGACGAGAAGCATCCAAAAAGAAATGCGCGGCACACAAAGTCGCGCATTTTTTTTGGTAGGGCGAACCGTCCCGGTGAGCCGCAATTACCATCCGGCTCACCGGGACGGTTCGCCCTACCCTGCCTGACGCTCACGTCCGCTCCACGCGCCGTAAAAGTATCAATCCCGTGCCGATGAAAACCGCGTTCGGCAGCCAGATCAAAATCTCCGGATGCAAGTCGGGCCGCTTGTCGAGCCAGCCGACCGCGACCGACATCACGTAATACACCACAACGAGCAGCATCGCGATGCCGATGTTTGCCGACGACTCCTTGCGCTGCGTGCGGATGCCGAGCGGAATCGCAATGAGCGCGAACGAAAACACCCCGAGCGAAAACGTGAGCTTGTTGTGAATCGTGAGCGTGACCTTCAGCCGGTCGATGTCGGTGGCCTTCGGGTCGTGCGCGAGCTCGGTCCTCCGCTCCAGAAGTTCCGGCAGCGTGAGCCAGTTGAGCTTTTGCCTGAAACCGCGCCTGCCGAGAAAATCGCCGAGCGGAATCTCAACCGCCTGCTCCGTGCCGCCCATTTGCAGGATGTTGTTGTGGTCGGCGCGCTTCTCCGGATCGGCCACCGCGCGCGCCTCGATGTTGCCCTCGAAAGGCAGCACGCGCAGGATTTCCCTGTCCAAATCGAACTCAATGACGGCGGACGCCGCGTGATAAATGTAGGTCGCGCGCTGCTGGTTGTCCAACAGCCACACCCAGAGGTTCTGGTAAGTCTGGCCGTCCTTCTTGTCGAAAAAAATGACCGCTCCCGGAATCTCGCGCATGAAAGTGCGCGGCACAAAAAAGTTCGCCGCCGAATGCCGGAGCGCCTTCTCAAGCTCGACGTGGTAGGACACGCGCGACTTTGGCATGAGATAAAAATTGATGCCGAGCTCAGCGACGACGCCGAACAACGCAATCACAAGAATCGGGCGCGCGATTTGCAAAATGCTACGCCCCGAAGTGCGCATGGCGGTGATCTCGTTGTCCGCCGACATGCGCCCGAGCACGAGCAGCACGCCGATGAGCATGCCGATGGGCACGGCGTAGGTGCCCACGTATTGGGCCATGTCCCAGCACAATTTCAGGAAGAGCCCGAAGGGAATGCGCCCGTCGAGCAGATACACGAGCACATCCTTGAGCAAATTGACCGCGCCAAAAATAAATCCTATGAAAACAATCGCCGCCGCCGCCGAGGAAAGGACGGAGCTGGCGATATAACGATGTAGGATTTTGAACATGTGCGTGATTCGAAAAATGCGCGACGCCGCGCGGACTGCCAAGTCTGCTTTCCGCCAATCATGCGTTTTTCAAACCGGCAGGCGTGGCGGCCCGCGCCACTAAAACAACTCCCCTTGCGCGCCGGGTTTTTCGGCGGCGATTCGCTTGGCCTCGTCTCCCAGGAACGCGCCGTAGCGTTCGAGCCAGTCGTCGAGTTTGTCGTTGTAATACACGGGATCATACGGCGCGAGCCCGGCGTCGTGGGCGCCGAGCGGGCGGGCGCGCTGCCAGTCCGCCGTTTTGCCCTTTTCCCTTGCGGTGATGTAGTAGCTGACGCGCTCGCCCATGCGCGGCCGTGGCGTCATCTGCAACGCCACCTCGGCGGTCGCGCGACGCGGCTTGCCGCCCTCGGCGATGAAGCGCTCGTAGGTCTCGGGGTTCTGCGAGAGGATTTCCGACTTCGCGAGCTCGGCCACCGGCATTTCGCATTTGCCGATGCGGCTGCGGTAATCCTCGAGGAGCGCGAGCGGCGACTCATCCGTCGCGCCGAGCAGGTAGCGGATGAGTGTGTCGCTGAGTTTTTTGAGATACGGCTCGATGCCGCGCGAGCGAAGCGCGGAACCGCGAATGGTGATTTTGCCGCCGGGGCATTTGTCGATGAGCGCGTAGTTTTTCGACTTGTAGCAAAACATCGCCGCGTAGCTGCCGTCGTGCTCGAGTTCGATGCCCTCGGGAAGCACCGTTTGCGCGCTGGCGAGAAGCGCGGAGGGATCGGTAAAATATTTTTTTGACGAGAGGTAAATGCCGTCGGTGTCGGCCTCGAGGATGTCGCAACCCTCCGCGGCGAGCCTGTCGATGAGCGCCTGCAGGAGTTCGCGCCCGCGGCGAGTCACCTCGGCGGCGAGCGCGCCGTCGCCGAAGCGCGCGCCGGAAAATCCGAGGTAGCCGTAGAAGGAGTTGATCAGGATTTTGAAGCTCGCCTGGCGCGCCTGGTATTCGGCGCGAAGAAGTTCGTCGGCCGTGGTGCGCGCGAGTTGTTTGTATTTCAAGCGATACTCGCGCAGGCGGGCCAGCATCGGAATGAAAACGCCGAGCGTGTCGCCGGCGGGGTTTTGCCCGATGGAAAGAAGCAGGCTCGGGTAGAGCGAGGCGACGTCGAAGTGCAGCACGTTTTTGAACACGCCCTCCTTGAACGAGCGCGTGTAGCCGCCGGCGAAGGCGGACATCTCGACCGGCGCGGGGCACGACTGGCGCGCGTGATAATACTCCTCGAGGAAAAGCAGGTCGATCTTAGTCGTGGTGCCGCGCAGCGCGGCGTCCTGAAGCAGGATCGGAAACGTGCGCGTCTGCTCGAAATACGTGGGCAGGAGCAAATCGGCGAGCCCCTTGGTTTCGCGCAAATCGTCGGCGAGATAGGCGAGAAACGCCTCGCGGTTTTCGCGATACGCGTTGCGAAGTTCCGAGCCCTTGATGTAAGTGCGCGCGCCGGTGGCGTCGGCGTCCTCGGCGGTGATGCCGAAAAAGACCGCGCTGTCCTTGAGACCGTAGCTTGTCATTTCGCGCGTGGTGATGTCGTGCAATTGCACGAGCATGTAGGTGTCTATCACGGCGCGGCCGGGGATGTCGCAACGCGGAAAATCGAGCCAGCGCTCGGCGACTTTCAGGCGCGAGTTGCGAAACGCGGCCTTCTGCCCGAAACGTCCCCACGCGCAGGGGACTTTGTGACGCCGCGCGCGCTGGCGCAGGTAGTCGAGGTCGAACTTGAAAATATTATGCCCCTCGATCGTGTCGGGATCCTCGGCGGCGAGAACCGCGTTGAATTGCTCGAGCAGTTTTTTCTCCGCCGCGGCGGTCGGTTCATCAAGGACAAGAAGCTGGCGTCTCGGCGCGGGCGAATCCGCCGATGTGAACTGGAGCCCGATGGCGAGAACATAGTCGGTCGGATTCGAGGGATCGCTAAACGCGCCCCCGCCGGCGGAATCGGTTTCGATGTCGAGCTGGCAGCGCCGAAGCTGGTGAAACCCAAGGTCGCCAAAAAGACGCTGCCGGGTTTGCAGGAGAAATTGATTTTCAAACGGACGAAGCACATCGGTGCCGACACGCGCGCCCGCCGGTGTTTTTTTGGCGGCGGAAATCAGCGCATCGTAGGCGTCGGGCGTGTCGGCGTGCGCAAGCTGCGTGAAAACGCCCCGTCCCTTGAGCGCCTCGATGCGCGCGCCCTCCGGCGAGTCAATCTCCGCCGAGGTGAGCCATGCGAAAGGATGAAACACGGCGGATTGCCCGGCGCGAGTGCCGTCGGCATTCGCAAGCGAAAGGTGCGCGACGCCGTCGCCGTCGATCCAAAGGCCGCAGATGCTCTGCGCTGAGTTTTGAGCGGAGGGAGTTTGCCCGGACATGGACAACTACATGCGCGAGAACCCCGCGCAGGTCAACGCCGCCGAGCAAGGCATCCCCCACCCTAGCGCGCGGAGATCGGCACGGTCGTGAACGCGCTTATTTTTTTGCGCAGGGGCATGGGGTTGGCCTCTATTTTTAATTGGGTGCCGAGCGGGAACGGGCGGCCGATGCCGATGGCCACGCCTTTTTCGTTGGCGAGATAGGGCTCGGCAAATAACTGGCGCGGGACTCCGCGTGTCTTTTTGCCAACATAGGCGTGATAAATCGCCCATTTCGACTCGCCGGTTGGCGAGGGCACATAACAGGCGTTGCCCGTGCCGACGACTTCATCCGAGGCCTTGAAAATGGGCTTGTCCGCCTTTCGCCAGTGGGCGGGATTCATCGGATCGTCGCCGGTCAATTTCATCAGCCCGATCGCGTAATGCGGCGTCCAATAACCGCTGCCCGCGTAAAAGAGATAGAGCGCGCCGTCGTCGCCATAAACCGGCGTGCCGCCCTCGACCACTTCGGGATACATGCCCGCCTTCCCCGGGCCGGCGCCGCGTTTTTCCCACGCGAGCGTCGGTCGGCAGATGATGGAGGGGTTTCCCGCGATGGTCCAGGGATTGAGCAGGCGGTCGATGCAGATGATTTGGTAGCGGTCGCCGGTGTTTTTGGATTGGGCGTCCCCGACTTCGCTCACCCAGATGGCGTAGAGGTTGCCGTTGTGCTTGAGGATTTTCGCGCCGCCGCACCAGGTTTTGTTGAAGGCGCTGTCTTTTGCGGCGGCTGTCACCCGCGTGGCGGTGTGCGGTTTGCGGGCGCCGGTCGCCTCGCCGTAAGGGCCGAGCGGGGTGCCGGAGAGCGAGCGGAGCACAAACATGCGCTGGCCTTGCGAGGGGCGTCCGCTACCGTCGTTGGCGGAGAGGTAAAGATACCAGCCGGCGTTTTCCGCGCCGACTTCGCTTTCGGAAAAGTGATAGATTTTTGGGGACCAGAGGTTGCGAGACCACGGTTTGCCGGCGGAGGGTTTGTAGATGACAACCGACTTGGCGTGCGCCAGGTCGGGGAGGTTGGCGACTTGCCTCATGTTGAGCTGCGAGCCGCCGGTGGCGGTGCTGTAATAAAAACCGTCGTGAAAAAACACCCACGGATCGGCTCCGTCGATAAGCGGATTGGTGAAGGTGAGCGCGCCGGCGTTGCGTTTGTCGAGCAGGCCCGGCGATGCCGCAAGCGTGGAGGTTTTGCCGCCGCGCAGTTCGCTCGCGCCGGTGACGGCGGTGGCGCTGGTGAAATCGCCGCCGTTGATTGTGAGCGCGTAATTGCCGGCAAACTCCGCGCCGTTGTGGCGCGCGGCCGCGATGCTGGCGTGAAAAACACCGTTGTTAATTGTGACGCGGGCGTCGCCTCGAATCGACGCTTTAGCAAAAGCGCCGAGCACGGCGACGCCGCCGTAAAACGTGCCGCCATTAATCGTCATCTCCGCGTCGCCGGTGTGCCGGCCCGAGCCTGCGGCGCACACCGCGCCGTGAAATTGTCCGCCGTTGATCGTCACACGGAGCGTGCCGGTTGTGGACCCGGCATCCTGGAATGTGCCGCCGGCCACGATGTCCCATCGGCCGCTGTCGATGGTGAGATCGGATCCGTCGGGGCCGCCCGCGCCGACGATACTTGGAAAGCCGCATCCTTCCGACGGCTCGCAGGAAACATCGCCGTCGAACACAACCTTGCGGGCGTTGCAATAGATGCGGCTTGTCCTGGCATCCGGCGCGAAGACGAGGCCGGCAAATGTCGCCGGGCCGTTGATGGAATAACTGCCGCCGATGATCAGCCTGGCGCCGTTTTCCTTCCGGTAATCCCTTCCGTCGTGAACACTGGTGATGGTGATGCGCGCATCGTGCGCGGGTGCGAGGAATTTTTCGCCGAGCCGCGTCGGGCCGCGCACGACGATTGTGCCGCCGTCGAGGAGTTGATCGAAGGCCGCTGAAAACTCGGCGGCGCCGGCGGTCGCGTCCGGACCGCCGACAAAGGCGACACGCTCCGTTTGCGTCGCCGCGAAAACTGAAAGCTGAATGCTGAAAAACAGAATCAGGCGCGCGGGGAGTTTCATGTGATGGGCGGTGCGGTGTGTTCGCGACGTCATTCGACGTGATTCGGCTCAAATCGAGTTGTTTCGATTTGTGTCGAGTTGCGTCGAACGGGCGGGCGCTTACTTTTTCTTGTCTTCGTCGATCAAGGTGACTTCCCGCATTAATTTGTAGCCGAGGATGTCGCGAATTTCCACGCGCCCGGTGAAGGTTTCGGTTTGTTTTTTCGCGTCACCTTCGATGCGACGGGCGATGGGATCTATTTTTTCGCGATAGGTGTCGAGGGCGGCGTAGTTTTTGAGCTGCACCATGGACATCACGTTAAAATCGTCCGGCGACGAGGTCTGGCCGTAGAGGATTTTATAATCCATGATGATGCCCTCCTTCTTCGCCTCATCGAAGACTGCCTTGAAGGTCTTGGAGATGCTTTTGAAGTAGGCGTCGTGCATGCCGTGCTTGAGGCGCACGAGGATGATGTCCCAGACGGGACCCTCGGTGTAGGGAGCGTTGCTTTGGGCCGGCGCCGGGAGTGCGGCAAAGATGGCGACGATTGCGGCGAGAATGAGTTTTTTCATGATGGTGTGTGTTACTGGTTGTTGTCTGAGGAAGGAAGGGGCTGACGGTTGCGGGCGTAGTCCGAGGGGAAGAACGCGCGCGCGGTGACAAGGAGCGCGAGACTGCCGAAAACATAAACGATTCCGAGCATCGAAATGCCGATGTTGAGCGCGTAGGATTGCTTGATCACGCCCAAGATGAGCGGGGCGAGCGAACCGACGCCGAAGGAAAATCCGGCCATCATTCCGGTTGCCGAGGAGTGGTGGCGCGGCGAGGTGACGTCGAAGAGCGACGCGTAAATATTGGAGTCGTAGAGACCGCGGAAGAAACCGAATGCGCCGAGCGTCGCGTAAACGAG
This genomic interval carries:
- a CDS encoding DUF6941 family protein; its protein translation is MKSKPQVLAWLTCDGVHIDPGSGKHTILGVFSNIRAREFPVTHPRMIWFLTISDVPAGKHMIRITLGLDPMNMNPLIEREFESAGPLQRINLINEINNLNFDEPGDYSIVIEVDDEPLLATSITVSN
- the nadA gene encoding quinolinate synthase NadA; the protein is MTATPNHEPFIVRPRNEPAPLSQIQEEILALKRERNAVILAHNYQIESIQRIADYVGDSLGLAYQAQQAQADVILFCGVHFMAETAKIVNPSRTVLLPDLDAGCSLSDSCPAGQLAAYKAAHPDTYVVAYINCSAAVKALSDVICTSGNAAKIVARVPADKKILFVPDQNLGQWVRQQTGRDMQLWPGSCYAHVQFTVAAIEKIRSQFPGAPVVAHPECVQAVRDIADEVCSTELMIGFAKKTPAREIIVVTESGMLHRLQREVPDKTFIAGPTDTCACNDCRFMKMNTIEKVRDALKNMSPAIEMPEDIRAAAFAPIQRMLDWSK
- a CDS encoding DUF4199 domain-containing protein — translated: MSTKTTYGLILAAVGIALTLVGYLLGLQTERVGSTLASMFQWIGVIAGFFVIWLGVRAVRDENNDQCLTFGQGVGAGVVIVLVAALIGAVYTFVHFTFINPDYADHMMTFVEQKWADAGMNARQMEAAEKITRMFFHPGALAAMGFLSQMFFGVVSSLIVAAIVKRNPPSPAATPPVVPPVIPPPAAQ
- the argF gene encoding ornithine carbamoyltransferase, with the protein product MKHFLKETDFTQNEAAEVLALARDLKQERGRNTPAVLKHQTWAMIFSKSSTRTRVSFEVGIHELGGNPLFLNKNDIQLGRGESIGDTARVLSRMVHGLIVRTYDHAEVEQLAELGNVPVINALTDFLHPCQIYADAFTLAERWTPPGGDLLASLKGRKIAFLGDTACNMANSWILGANLFGMEISLAGPKGFEPSAEFNTLLAAESKRLGLPGKYQFTTDPYEAVKNADVVYTDVWVSMGKEDEAAERIKTMSPYSVTAQLFAAAKPDAWFMHCLPAYVGKEVTQDVLDHPRSIIFDEAENRLHAQKAIMAVLAQQPRG
- a CDS encoding argininosuccinate synthase, whose protein sequence is MKIVLAYSGGLDTSVIVKWLKETYDADIITFAADIGQEEELKGLDKKAKKTGASKHYTLDLVEEFARDYIYPMIRANAVYENQYYLGTSIARPLIAKAQVAIARKEKADTVAHGATGKGNDQCRFELTYMALAPDLQIIAPWKMDEYRDLFPGRAEMIAYCKKHNIPVEASLKKPYSMDRNLLHISYEAGILEDPWFDPTTKANKDMFKLSVSPEDAPDKPEYVELEFVKGDCVAINGKKLTPGKVLKALNKLGGKHGIGRVDLVENRFVGMKSRGVYETPGGTILMHAHKQIESLTLDREVEHLRDSLIPKYAELVYNGFWFAPEREALQALVDQSQKFVTGTVRLKLYKGNIITCGRKSKYSLYDENIASMEGVQSWYNQNDATGFIRLNGLRLRARNLAQGGPKV
- a CDS encoding LptF/LptG family permease, with protein sequence MFKILHRYIASSVLSSAAAAIVFIGFIFGAVNLLKDVLVYLLDGRIPFGLFLKLCWDMAQYVGTYAVPIGMLIGVLLVLGRMSADNEITAMRTSGRSILQIARPILVIALFGVVAELGINFYLMPKSRVSYHVELEKALRHSAANFFVPRTFMREIPGAVIFFDKKDGQTYQNLWVWLLDNQQRATYIYHAASAVIEFDLDREILRVLPFEGNIEARAVADPEKRADHNNILQMGGTEQAVEIPLGDFLGRRGFRQKLNWLTLPELLERRTELAHDPKATDIDRLKVTLTIHNKLTFSLGVFSFALIAIPLGIRTQRKESSANIGIAMLLVVVYYVMSVAVGWLDKRPDLHPEILIWLPNAVFIGTGLILLRRVERT
- a CDS encoding DNA polymerase domain-containing protein, which produces MSGQTPSAQNSAQSICGLWIDGDGVAHLSLANADGTRAGQSAVFHPFAWLTSAEIDSPEGARIEALKGRGVFTQLAHADTPDAYDALISAAKKTPAGARVGTDVLRPFENQFLLQTRQRLFGDLGFHQLRRCQLDIETDSAGGGAFSDPSNPTDYVLAIGLQFTSADSPAPRRQLLVLDEPTAAAEKKLLEQFNAVLAAEDPDTIEGHNIFKFDLDYLRQRARRHKVPCAWGRFGQKAAFRNSRLKVAERWLDFPRCDIPGRAVIDTYMLVQLHDITTREMTSYGLKDSAVFFGITAEDADATGARTYIKGSELRNAYRENREAFLAYLADDLRETKGLADLLLPTYFEQTRTFPILLQDAALRGTTTKIDLLFLEEYYHARQSCPAPVEMSAFAGGYTRSFKEGVFKNVLHFDVASLYPSLLLSIGQNPAGDTLGVFIPMLARLREYRLKYKQLARTTADELLRAEYQARQASFKILINSFYGYLGFSGARFGDGALAAEVTRRGRELLQALIDRLAAEGCDILEADTDGIYLSSKKYFTDPSALLASAQTVLPEGIELEHDGSYAAMFCYKSKNYALIDKCPGGKITIRGSALRSRGIEPYLKKLSDTLIRYLLGATDESPLALLEDYRSRIGKCEMPVAELAKSEILSQNPETYERFIAEGGKPRRATAEVALQMTPRPRMGERVSYYITAREKGKTADWQRARPLGAHDAGLAPYDPVYYNDKLDDWLERYGAFLGDEAKRIAAEKPGAQGELF
- a CDS encoding family 43 glycosylhydrolase, with the protein product MKLPARLILFFSIQLSVFAATQTERVAFVGGPDATAGAAEFSAAFDQLLDGGTIVVRGPTRLGEKFLAPAHDARITITSVHDGRDYRKENGARLIIGGSYSINGPATFAGLVFAPDARTSRIYCNARKVVFDGDVSCEPSEGCGFPSIVGAGGPDGSDLTIDSGRWDIVAGGTFQDAGSTTGTLRVTINGGQFHGAVCAAGSGRHTGDAEMTINGGTFYGGVAVLGAFAKASIRGDARVTINNGVFHASIAAARHNGAEFAGNYALTINGGDFTSATAVTGASELRGGKTSTLAASPGLLDKRNAGALTFTNPLIDGADPWVFFHDGFYYSTATGGSQLNMRQVANLPDLAHAKSVVIYKPSAGKPWSRNLWSPKIYHFSESEVGAENAGWYLYLSANDGSGRPSQGQRMFVLRSLSGTPLGPYGEATGARKPHTATRVTAAAKDSAFNKTWCGGAKILKHNGNLYAIWVSEVGDAQSKNTGDRYQIICIDRLLNPWTIAGNPSIICRPTLAWEKRGAGPGKAGMYPEVVEGGTPVYGDDGALYLFYAGSGYWTPHYAIGLMKLTGDDPMNPAHWRKADKPIFKASDEVVGTGNACYVPSPTGESKWAIYHAYVGKKTRGVPRQLFAEPYLANEKGVAIGIGRPFPLGTQLKIEANPMPLRKKISAFTTVPISAR